The nucleotide window CGATTCCGCCGGTGCCAGACGGATCCTGATCCTGGGACTGGGAAAGGCGGATTCGCAGAAACTTGCCCCTGAGTTTTTTGAAACCCTTCGCAAGCAGGGCGGCAATATCGCCAAAACCTGTGAAAAGACAAAGACCGGGACCCTGGCTGTCTGCCTGCCTCAGATTTCAGGAATTTCTGTGGAAAAAATCGTTGAAGCCCTGGCCGAAGGAATCCTGCTGGGAGATTACCGGTTTTCAAAATACAAACAGACCACCCGGAAAAAAACCGATTATCCGGGCATTTCTTCCATCTGGTTTTCCTGTGACAAAGGCGCGCCATCCGCCCGGAAAGGCGCAAAAAAAGCCATGAACACGGCGGATGCCGCCTGCAAGGCCCGAGACATGGCCAATGAACCGGGCAACGGATGGACGTCTGAAGCGTTTGCCGATTATGCCGGATCCCTGGCCGACACCCACGGCCTGACCTGTACCTGTCTGGGAATAAAAGAGATGAAAAAACTGGGCATGGGCGGGATTTTAGGGGTGAACCAGGGATCGACCACCCCGCCCTGCCTGGTGATCCTGGAGTATGACCCGGGCAAAAAAGCCGATACCCTGCTGCTGGTGGGAAAGGGACTGACCTTTGATACCGGTGGCATCAGCATCAAACCGGCTGCAGGCATGGAGGAGATGAAATATGACATGTGTGGCGGGGCCGCCGTCCTGGCGGCCATGGCTGCCGTGGCCAGAGAAAAACCCCGCCTCCGGGTGGTGGCCATGATACCGGCCACGGACAACATGCCGAGCGGATCCGCCTTAAAGCCCGGGGACATCATCACCCATGTGAACCAGGTGACCTCCGAAGTGGTGAACACGGACGCGGAAGGCCGGCTCATCCTGGCCGATGCCCTGGCCCACGGCATCAAGACGTTTCAACCTGACTGCGTGGTGGATATCGCCACCCTCACCGGGGCCGTGATCATCGGTTTAGGCCATCACTATACGGGCATGGTGTCCAACAGCGACGATCTGTCCCGGCGCCTGGAAGCGGCCGGACAGGAAGCCGGAGAGCCGGTGTGGCGCCTGCCGCTGAACAAAGATTATATCAAGCAGATCGAATCCAAGGTCGCGGATATCAAAAACACGGGAGGCAAGGCCGGGGGCACCATCACAGCAGCCGCCTACCTGTCCAAATTTGTGGGAGACACCCCCTGGGCCCATTTGGACATTGCCGGCACGGCCTGGGATTTCACTGAAAAATCCTATATTCCCAAAGGCCCTTCCGGCACGGGAGTCCGGACCTTTATCCAGCTGATCCGGTCCTGGAAAAAATGGAACCCCGCCGGATGAAACAGCGCACAGACCCCATGATGATTCCGGAATTTGAAAAAATCGTCCGCCAGGTGGGTTCCGTGGTGCTGGGCAAAGAACCTCAGATCCGCCTGGCCCTGGCCTGTCTTTTTGCCAAAGGACATCTGCTCATCGAAGATCTGCCCGGCATCGGCAAAACCACGCTGGCAAAAGTGCTGGCCCGGTGTATGGGACTGAAATTTCAGCGCATGCAGTTTACTTCAGACCTGTTGCCCGGGGATATTCTGGGCATGTCGGTGTTTGACTCGCATACGGCCACGTTCACCTTTCATCCCGGTCCCATTTTCACCCAGGTATTTTTAGCCGATGAGATCAACCGGGCCACGCCCAAAAGCCAGAGCGCCCTGCTGGAAGCCATGGAAGAGGAGCAGGTAACCATTGAAGGAGAAACCCGGTCCCTGGAAGCCCCTTTTTTTGTCATCGCCACCCAGAACCCCATGGAACAGGCCGGCACCTTTGCCTTGCCCGAATCCCAGATGGACCGGTTTCTCATGCGCATCCACTTAGGGTACCCGGACCGGGCCGCAGAAAAACAGATTCTGACCGGCACGGGTGCGGAACCGGCCCTGGCGGCCGTTACCCCCTTTATGGACAAAACCGAAGTGCTCAAGATCCAAAAGGCCGTGGAACAGGTCCATGTGTCAGACACGTTTTTGACCTATCTCCAGGATATCCTGGCGTTCACCCGCACATCCGGAAAATTTCAGGTGGGGCTGTCCCCCCGGGCCGGGCTGTCCCTGTCCCGGGCGGCCCGGTCCTGGGCATATCTTCATGGCCGGGACCATACCCTGCCCGAAGACCTTCAGCAGATCCTGCCCTGGGTGGCCGGGCACCGCTTGAGATCCAGCCGGGACCTGATTGAATTTTCCCGGGACCCGCTCATGGATCTGTTCAGCACCGTGCCGGTCCCCGTGTGATGCAGGCCCGGAACTGACTTTGCCATGATGATACACAAAAAACACCTGTCCATCCGCCCCACCCGGCACGGACTGCTGTTTTTGATTATCCTGGGAGCCATGATGGCCGGTTCAATCAACTACAACAACAATGCCGGATTTATCCTGGTTTTCCTTTTAGGCGGCATGGCGTTGATCTCTTTGTTCTACTCTCTGAAAAACCTGATCGGACTGAGCCTTTTTTTTGTTTCCGCATCCCCGGTATTTGCCGGCCGCACCGCCCGGTTCACTTTTCAGGTGCAGGCAAACGGCATGGAACGGGCAGGGGTGACCCTGGCTCTGCCGGAACAGGCAGACATTCTGGAAACAAGCCTGTTGAAACATGAAACCAAAACCGTACACCTGCCTTTAAAAACAACCGCACGAGGCGTTTTCACCCCCGGTTCCCTGACGGTGTCCTCGGTGTTTCCCTTTGGTTTTTTTTGTCTCACCACCCGGATGTCCCTGCCCATGAGCTGCCTGGTGTATCCCTCTCCCGCAGACGGGCCTGTCACACCGGTCAAGGGAGGCGGTGATCTTGATGGAACCGCTGGTTCCCGGTTTTCAGGGCCGGATGATTTCCAGGGCCTGTCTTTGTATCAGCCCGGCCATGATGTGGGGCGTATCGCCTGGAAAGCGGTTTCCAAAGGTCAGGGGGTCTTTGTC belongs to Desulfotignum phosphitoxidans DSM 13687 and includes:
- a CDS encoding leucyl aminopeptidase: MKDTRLSITEKPVDTLDSDLVVYFATQRKEMPPLCDTAVKALVKNAHALGDFTGKADETLLYYPLAGTRTDSAGARRILILGLGKADSQKLAPEFFETLRKQGGNIAKTCEKTKTGTLAVCLPQISGISVEKIVEALAEGILLGDYRFSKYKQTTRKKTDYPGISSIWFSCDKGAPSARKGAKKAMNTADAACKARDMANEPGNGWTSEAFADYAGSLADTHGLTCTCLGIKEMKKLGMGGILGVNQGSTTPPCLVILEYDPGKKADTLLLVGKGLTFDTGGISIKPAAGMEEMKYDMCGGAAVLAAMAAVAREKPRLRVVAMIPATDNMPSGSALKPGDIITHVNQVTSEVVNTDAEGRLILADALAHGIKTFQPDCVVDIATLTGAVIIGLGHHYTGMVSNSDDLSRRLEAAGQEAGEPVWRLPLNKDYIKQIESKVADIKNTGGKAGGTITAAAYLSKFVGDTPWAHLDIAGTAWDFTEKSYIPKGPSGTGVRTFIQLIRSWKKWNPAG
- a CDS encoding AAA family ATPase; amino-acid sequence: MKQRTDPMMIPEFEKIVRQVGSVVLGKEPQIRLALACLFAKGHLLIEDLPGIGKTTLAKVLARCMGLKFQRMQFTSDLLPGDILGMSVFDSHTATFTFHPGPIFTQVFLADEINRATPKSQSALLEAMEEEQVTIEGETRSLEAPFFVIATQNPMEQAGTFALPESQMDRFLMRIHLGYPDRAAEKQILTGTGAEPALAAVTPFMDKTEVLKIQKAVEQVHVSDTFLTYLQDILAFTRTSGKFQVGLSPRAGLSLSRAARSWAYLHGRDHTLPEDLQQILPWVAGHRLRSSRDLIEFSRDPLMDLFSTVPVPV
- a CDS encoding DUF58 domain-containing protein, which codes for MMIHKKHLSIRPTRHGLLFLIILGAMMAGSINYNNNAGFILVFLLGGMALISLFYSLKNLIGLSLFFVSASPVFAGRTARFTFQVQANGMERAGVTLALPEQADILETSLLKHETKTVHLPLKTTARGVFTPGSLTVSSVFPFGFFCLTTRMSLPMSCLVYPSPADGPVTPVKGGGDLDGTAGSRFSGPDDFQGLSLYQPGHDVGRIAWKAVSKGQGVFVKDFTAGAGGFMMLDFDAIASTDTEFKLSRLCRMVVSADRNKTPYGLKLPDRVIPPAQGPGHKHQCLRALALYGKKDSLS